A genomic segment from Treponema sp. Marseille-Q3903 encodes:
- a CDS encoding alpha/beta hydrolase, which produces MKRMFFLFFLTFAVAFALYAQDKTIYLWRNVKGMEKEYSVMFMHKALNSDARADAKVPVVIVCPGGSYHHLGLYNEGYCSSKWFSENGITAFTLKYRTNESLYNHPAQLEDVQRAIQIIRENADEFGVDKNKLGVIGYSAGGHLAAMSGAFAETHNELEKIGIKTDVSLRPDYIMAIYPVVSMQDDIAHRWSRNSLLGYGKKKQTQKRKDEFSIELNIPDNMPPSYIVVCEDDHVVIPENAKRLYAACKSKNIQNCRLAVYPWGKHGFGMLNNDFMKEFHWNDALKDWLIEINVLEK; this is translated from the coding sequence ATGAAGCGAATGTTTTTTTTATTTTTTTTGACTTTTGCAGTTGCGTTTGCGCTATATGCTCAGGATAAAACAATTTATCTGTGGCGAAATGTAAAAGGAATGGAGAAAGAGTATTCGGTTATGTTTATGCACAAAGCTCTCAACTCAGATGCACGTGCAGATGCAAAAGTTCCAGTCGTGATTGTATGCCCCGGCGGAAGTTATCATCATCTTGGGCTGTACAACGAAGGATATTGTTCATCAAAATGGTTTAGCGAAAACGGAATAACCGCTTTTACTCTCAAATACAGGACCAACGAAAGCCTATATAATCATCCGGCGCAGCTTGAAGATGTTCAAAGAGCGATTCAGATTATCCGTGAAAATGCTGACGAATTTGGAGTCGATAAAAACAAACTTGGTGTAATCGGATATTCTGCAGGAGGTCACCTTGCGGCGATGAGTGGAGCATTTGCAGAAACTCACAACGAACTCGAAAAAATCGGAATTAAAACTGATGTAAGCCTCAGACCTGATTATATCATGGCAATCTATCCTGTAGTTTCGATGCAAGACGATATTGCACACCGTTGGTCAAGAAACAGTTTGCTCGGATACGGCAAAAAAAAACAGACTCAAAAGCGAAAAGATGAGTTTTCTATTGAACTCAATATTCCTGACAATATGCCACCGTCTTACATAGTAGTCTGCGAAGATGACCACGTAGTTATCCCAGAAAACGCAAAACGCCTGTATGCAGCGTGCAAATCAAAAAACATTCAAAACTGCCGCCTCGCAGTTTATCCATGGGGCAAGCACGGATTTGGAATGCTCAACAACGACTTTATGAAAGAATTCCACTGGAACGATGCTCTCAAAGACTGGCTGATCGAAATCAATGTTTTAGAAAAGTAA
- a CDS encoding HAD family phosphatase, with product MNKLKGIIFDMDGVILDTESISDKTWRKAAIEFGITVTEEQINKCRGSNLNDTVRILKNFYGENFDSEKFLERTSVFFHQIEKERGIPLMYYAREILEYLSPKYKIALASSTRGASVERQLTAVGLIDFFKIRITGDLVEHSKPDPEIYLRACKMIGLEPEECTAVEDSYNGIKSAFSAGLKTIMVPDKIQPDEAIKKMCWRISSTLEELKEYL from the coding sequence ATGAATAAATTGAAAGGAATTATTTTTGATATGGACGGCGTTATTCTTGATACGGAATCAATCTCCGACAAGACATGGCGTAAAGCGGCTATTGAATTCGGTATAACTGTCACAGAGGAACAGATCAATAAATGCCGTGGCTCTAATCTCAACGATACGGTCAGAATTCTAAAAAACTTTTACGGTGAAAACTTTGACTCAGAAAAATTTCTTGAACGCACTTCTGTTTTTTTTCATCAGATTGAAAAGGAGCGCGGCATTCCTCTGATGTATTATGCGAGGGAGATCCTCGAATACCTTTCGCCGAAATACAAAATTGCGCTTGCGTCTTCTACTCGTGGGGCTTCTGTGGAAAGACAGTTGACTGCTGTTGGACTGATTGATTTTTTTAAAATCAGAATAACTGGAGACCTCGTTGAGCACAGCAAACCGGACCCGGAAATTTATTTGCGCGCATGTAAAATGATTGGACTTGAACCAGAAGAATGCACTGCGGTTGAAGACAGCTATAATGGTATCAAAAGCGCTTTTTCGGCTGGGTTAAAAACAATCATGGTGCCTGACAAAATTCAGCCTGATGAAGCGATAAAAAAAATGTGCTGGAGGATTTCCTCTACGCTTGAAGAATTGAAAGAATATTTGTAA